CGCCACCGCGTCTTCCCGCAGATCGCAGCACATCTGCCACCGGACTTCGACACGGACTACCTCGTTCCGACGGCCCACACACCCGTGCCCGCCTCCGTGCGCAAGATGATCGCCGAGATGGTGGAAGCGGCACGCTACGACCAGCGCACCTATGATGATGTCTCCGAGAGTTGCACCGAGAATTTCAATCAGGAGACGGCCAAGACTTATTGCGCGGCCCTGGTCTCACTGGCCCGGGCCGCGCAGGACACCGGCGTTGTGGACCTGGCGTCGTTGAACTGTCTCGACTCGCTGTTCGAGACCCCGGTTCGCATCGCCGCCATCCGACATTGGATCGACCAGTCCGAAACGGATGCCGGGTTCAGTCTTCGGAGCGCCGCAGATTACGTCCGCATCGTCGCCCAAATCGGCAAGGCAAACGGCCTCAAGACCAAGAAGTGGCTGAAGAACTTGAAGAAGAATCCGCACCTGCAGGAGGGACATGCGTCGGGCGAGAAGATGTCCCCCAAAAACAGGACCTTCTGCGAGGACCTCATCCATAATCCAACCGATGTCCGGACCTTTCTCCGGCAGCACGTGCTCTACCAGGAACGAGCGAAGGACGTTCTCGCGACAGACAAGGCCCTCACCAAATCGCAGTTGCGTGCCGCGCGGCGTCTTTCGACCTGCGCCGCCTTCTCCGCGCTGGCAATCCGTGGCGCCGGCCTGCGGAAAGGCAGTGCGCTGGCTGCAGAGTGTAGCGGCACCGGGCAGAATTTTTTCCGCAAGGCGATGGGCGAGAACAAATTCTTCGAACTGAGGATCCCCATCAAGGACATGAAAGGCGAGTATGTTGAGCTGCCCCCCATCCACATCCGGGATGACAAGTATTGCGGCTATGAGGTGCTCGATTGGTATCTGAAAACGGCGCGGCCGCTCTTCGACTTCGCGAACAAGGACTATTGTAAAAAGAAAAAATGCGCGAGGGCTTCTCATCTGTTCGTTTCGGAGCGATCCGCGCGCCCCCTGTCCGGGTCCATGCTCTACAAATGGCTAACCCGAAG
The window above is part of the Salipiger abyssi genome. Proteins encoded here:
- a CDS encoding site-specific integrase, whose translation is MGFFSTASQAAMSEVVPTSKTMQTVFDETVNETERTRIARVGEFFDKPLSILDGDEVDLLAWFDANFPSLKQIGAGPLPGAGRNFWKSKGSYGKWREVVRRRIRTTLGLVAAKMALRERIDGWTPFLALLEDLSKDHGPVHPGTFGSIRTFSDRARAAGIDPIDLTPDIVPPFLDQMPAHERDASATALRALARHRVFPQIAAHLPPDFDTDYLVPTAHTPVPASVRKMIAEMVEAARYDQRTYDDVSESCTENFNQETAKTYCAALVSLARAAQDTGVVDLASLNCLDSLFETPVRIAAIRHWIDQSETDAGFSLRSAADYVRIVAQIGKANGLKTKKWLKNLKKNPHLQEGHASGEKMSPKNRTFCEDLIHNPTDVRTFLRQHVLYQERAKDVLATDKALTKSQLRAARRLSTCAAFSALAIRGAGLRKGSALAAECSGTGQNFFRKAMGENKFFELRIPIKDMKGEYVELPPIHIRDDKYCGYEVLDWYLKTARPLFDFANKDYCKKKKCARASHLFVSERSARPLSGSMLYKWLTRSSAEIGLPMFPHNFRHGFATLLLARNWSNRGRAAAYLGCSVGVLDTYYGWIDKRQKLEEVQDLLAEALAGK